TCCTGTCCAACCTTTCGGACAATAAGCGAAGCGGTCCGGTCCCCTGGTCCGGTGGCGGTGTGTGGTTGAAGACACGGCTCGCAGAGCCGTGGCACTTAACCTACCTGCCCCCGGTTCGTCATGCCCAAGGCCGCTAAGGGGAGCAAGGTCATGAAGGGGCGACCGATTACTGAGCCCGAATTTCAACGGATGCTGGATGCAACGCCCGATGTTGTGGGCAAAGAGAACGCGGAAGCCTGGCAGTTCTACCTACGGGGCATGTGGTGGTCAGGGCTGCGGCTTTCGGAATCGCTCCAGCTGTATTGGGATCGGGATCGGCAGGACCGGCTTTGCATCGACTTCGACCTGGCCCGGCCGCTCCTTTGGATCCCGGCGGAATTCGACAAAGGGAAGAAAGATCGGGTCCATCCGGTCGCCCCTGGTTTTGTGAGTCACCTTCAGCAGGTGCCCGCCAAGGATCGAACCGGCCCGGTTTTTCGGTTCCCTGGCCATCGGGGCGCGTTGCCGCGTGCTGATTGGGTTTCCAAGTTTGTCTGTGCGATCGGTCAAAAGGCGGACGTAGTAGTTGACACGGACCCCCATACCAGCAAAAAGAAGTATGCCTGCTTGCATGACCTTCGACGGTCGTTTGGTCAGCGCTGGCAGATAAGTTATTGCCGCAGCAACTAAGGGAATTGATGCGGCACGAATCGATTGATACGACGCTGAAGTATTACGTGGTGAAAGACGCTATGGCAACAGCAGACATGATGTGGCGACTAGAAGAGCAGATCTAAGTTTGACGCGTCACCTGTTCCAATAGATCCGCACTGTGTTACGCCTCAAGAAAAAGGAGTTCCTATGAGCGATGCCGCTGTCCTTCATAGTCTTTCCGCAGACCGTCCAATCAACGACTTGAGCGAAGACAAATTAAATCGCGGGCGATTTGTGATCGACCTTGCTTCCGCTATCAAAGCATGGGACGGCCGAGATGGATTGGTGATCGCGATTTACGGAAAGTGGGGCGAGGGTAAAACTTCTGTCAAGAACGTTCTCCTATCATTGCTTCAAAAAGCAAGTGATGGGCCGACTGTCGTTGAATTTAATCCTTGGAGTTGGTCAGGCGAGGAGCGACTTCAAAGAGCATTTTTTGAAGAGATCGCGACAAGTCTGGGGCACTGCTTTGATGGGGAACTTGGGACGCAACTGTCGAGAAAATGGCGGACCTATGCAGATCGACTTACGCTAGGGAGTAGCGTTTTAGACCATTTACGATTCGCAACTGAGGTTTCCGGTGTTCCATGGGCACCCATGTTGCTGTCGGGAATGTCGTCGGCGATGAGAGCATCCTCCAAATTAAGCGACGAAGGCGCCAAGGTTATGGAGGGGCGTGAAGACAATACCGTTGAGAGCCTAAAGAGAGAGTTGAGCGAAGAGCTGTTGAAAGCGGATCGTCCTGTACTGATCGTACTCGATGACGTTGATCGCCTGACATCGGAAGAAATTCGCATTCTGTTTCGACTTGTAAAAGTGAATGCCGATTTTCCCAATATCATCTATCTCATGTTGTTCGATCGAAAAATCGTAGAACAAGCATTAGGTAATGTTTCGGGCTGCGACGGTTGCGAGTACATGGAGAAAATCGTTCAGGCTGGCTTTGACCTGCCACAAATTCAGTGGCAGGAAATAGATCAGTGTTTGATTGATGGACTTAATGCGGTTTTAAGTAATGAGGGAATGGGCCAGAGTCTCGATGAGACACGTTGGGAAGCAATCTACGGTCGATACCTATTCGCGTTTTTCAAGTCACTTAGGGACGTACGACGGTTTTTGTCGACGTTTACGTTTGAGATTGGGCTATTTTACAAAGACAAGTCGCTTGACGTTAACTTTGTAGATCTCGTCGCGATAGAAACAATTCGGGTTTTCGAGCCAAAA
The nucleotide sequence above comes from Blastopirellula sp. J2-11. Encoded proteins:
- a CDS encoding tyrosine-type recombinase/integrase, yielding MPKAAKGSKVMKGRPITEPEFQRMLDATPDVVGKENAEAWQFYLRGMWWSGLRLSESLQLYWDRDRQDRLCIDFDLARPLLWIPAEFDKGKKDRVHPVAPGFVSHLQQVPAKDRTGPVFRFPGHRGALPRADWVSKFVCAIGQKADVVVDTDPHTSKKKYACLHDLRRSFGQRWQISYCRSN